One stretch of Amycolatopsis sp. NBC_00345 DNA includes these proteins:
- a CDS encoding sunset domain-containing protein encodes MSIFGQVWLWSLLAFFVGVLLTWLVLVLPARKRTRELETALTAAHAESARTPANAGALAGGTALLSPVDEDDFSPAEPAVAPSWAREQTPTELIHRAEPEREPAVADGQLGALAGFEPEAEYEAEYRTAAEPVASETDVDDDLTRERDHERESGPVTQQIDGSVYRAAATEYLSPVSHSLEPDYAETGNGYEADHLDDFEDTGRGSFQEVGQRAGESSYREESAFAGSDSGRHTESEGSHHAAETTSLFTRPEPEPEESSFSNRLEPEADAASSFGRTAEPAAHTGSPFGQFGSDAEAGSSFGHLESETEAGSSFGQLGSETEAGTSFGHLEPEAEAGSSFGRLEPETEAGASFGRLEPEPEADFGRLPESDFGRQQESESDFGRRQEPEEEPVSLFQPAKHTDPQPEPTWFERGNETADRSPFEEPADGGDFLDEQPATEHLTPSAEHAAEPSEHFGGDLVAGDEPIDSTQMLPKRQPRESPRGGFEPPRPIQPSMRPVERREPELAGTQSGSLFEPSVQPNQGAAAAPLNAPEPPPARQVTGDAVPPGPFGPGSAMPRPGGGRPSDGFAVKASVTALRYCTEESPQFPRMVAEVWFRTSADAERVGFRPLS; translated from the coding sequence ATGTCCATTTTCGGACAGGTTTGGCTGTGGAGCCTGTTGGCGTTTTTCGTCGGGGTGCTCCTCACGTGGCTGGTGCTGGTACTGCCCGCACGCAAGCGCACCCGCGAGCTGGAGACGGCGCTGACCGCGGCCCACGCCGAGTCGGCGCGGACGCCGGCCAACGCCGGGGCGCTCGCTGGCGGCACGGCGCTGCTTTCGCCGGTGGACGAGGACGACTTCTCGCCGGCCGAGCCGGCCGTGGCCCCCTCGTGGGCCCGTGAGCAGACGCCTACCGAACTGATCCACCGCGCCGAGCCGGAGCGTGAGCCCGCCGTCGCCGATGGCCAGCTCGGTGCGCTCGCCGGGTTCGAGCCGGAAGCGGAGTACGAGGCGGAGTACCGCACCGCGGCCGAGCCGGTCGCCAGTGAGACCGATGTGGACGATGACCTCACGCGGGAACGGGACCACGAAAGGGAATCCGGTCCCGTCACGCAGCAGATCGACGGGTCCGTCTACCGCGCCGCCGCCACCGAGTACCTCAGCCCGGTCTCCCACAGCCTGGAGCCGGATTACGCCGAAACGGGCAACGGCTACGAAGCCGACCACCTCGACGACTTCGAGGACACCGGCCGCGGCAGCTTCCAGGAGGTCGGACAGCGGGCCGGCGAAAGCAGCTACCGCGAGGAGAGCGCCTTCGCGGGTTCCGACAGCGGCCGCCACACGGAGTCCGAGGGCAGCCACCACGCCGCCGAGACGACCTCCCTGTTCACCCGGCCCGAGCCGGAGCCCGAGGAATCGTCCTTCTCGAACCGGTTGGAGCCGGAAGCCGACGCTGCTTCGTCGTTCGGCCGGACGGCAGAGCCCGCGGCCCACACGGGTTCGCCGTTCGGGCAGTTCGGCAGCGACGCCGAGGCCGGTTCGTCGTTCGGGCACCTGGAGTCGGAAACCGAGGCGGGCTCGTCGTTCGGGCAGCTGGGATCGGAAACCGAAGCGGGCACGTCGTTCGGGCACCTGGAGCCAGAAGCTGAGGCGGGGTCGTCGTTCGGGCGGCTGGAGCCGGAAACCGAAGCGGGAGCGTCGTTCGGGCGGCTCGAGCCGGAGCCCGAAGCGGACTTCGGACGGTTGCCGGAGTCGGATTTTGGTCGGCAGCAGGAGTCCGAATCGGACTTCGGCCGGCGGCAGGAGCCCGAGGAAGAGCCGGTTTCGCTGTTCCAGCCCGCGAAGCACACCGACCCGCAGCCCGAGCCGACCTGGTTCGAGCGTGGGAACGAGACGGCGGACCGCTCGCCGTTCGAGGAGCCGGCCGACGGCGGGGACTTCCTCGACGAGCAGCCGGCCACCGAGCATCTGACCCCTTCGGCCGAGCACGCCGCGGAGCCTTCCGAACACTTTGGCGGTGACCTCGTGGCCGGGGACGAGCCGATCGACTCCACTCAGATGCTGCCGAAGCGCCAGCCGCGGGAGTCACCGCGGGGCGGGTTCGAGCCGCCGCGGCCGATCCAGCCGTCGATGCGGCCGGTCGAGCGCCGTGAGCCCGAGCTGGCGGGCACGCAGAGCGGTTCGCTGTTCGAGCCTTCCGTGCAGCCGAACCAGGGGGCGGCGGCCGCGCCGCTGAACGCGCCCGAGCCGCCGCCCGCGCGCCAGGTGACCGGGGATGCCGTGCCACCAGGGCCGTTCGGTCCCGGCTCGGCCATGCCCCGGCCTGGCGGCGGACGTCCGTCGGATGGCTTCGCGGTTAAGGCGAGCGTCACGGCGCTGCGCTACTGCACCGAGGAATCCCCGCAGTTCCCGCGTATGGTCGCCGAGGTCTGGTTCCGCACCTCGGCCGACGCCGAGCGCGTCGGGTTCCGCCCGCTCTCCTGA
- a CDS encoding N-acetyltransferase produces the protein MHNRGQDPEIFKATNHADFARSWPIFMQQDPNGRLYYGELDTVADYVLLATDGDEPVAKAYSTPFAFGGKGRENLPDAGWDEVIRWQHDDRLAGRERNAVTALEIIVLKERQGAGIASAMVKALRDNAFRLGHDVLYAPVRPSQKSDEPETPMSEYAFRVRDDGLPYDAWLRVHVRAGGRILKVCPLSMTIPGTLAQWREWTGLPFDTDGPVIVEGALNPVLVSTSQDFAVYTEPNVWVEHRKP, from the coding sequence ATGCACAACCGCGGCCAGGACCCGGAGATCTTCAAGGCGACCAACCATGCCGACTTCGCCCGGTCGTGGCCGATCTTCATGCAGCAGGACCCGAACGGGCGGCTTTATTACGGCGAGCTCGACACCGTCGCCGACTACGTGCTGCTCGCCACGGACGGAGACGAGCCGGTCGCGAAGGCCTACTCAACGCCCTTCGCCTTCGGGGGCAAAGGGCGCGAGAACCTGCCCGACGCCGGTTGGGACGAGGTGATCAGGTGGCAGCACGACGACCGGCTGGCCGGCCGGGAACGCAACGCGGTGACCGCTCTGGAGATCATCGTCCTGAAGGAGCGCCAAGGCGCCGGAATCGCCTCGGCGATGGTGAAAGCTCTGCGGGACAACGCTTTCCGTCTCGGACACGACGTGCTCTACGCCCCGGTGCGACCGTCACAGAAATCGGATGAACCCGAGACGCCGATGAGCGAATACGCCTTCCGGGTGCGTGACGACGGCCTGCCCTATGACGCGTGGTTACGCGTGCACGTGCGGGCAGGCGGGCGGATTCTGAAAGTCTGCCCGCTGTCGATGACCATCCCCGGCACGCTCGCGCAGTGGCGGGAGTGGACCGGGCTGCCGTTCGACACCGACGGCCCGGTGATCGTGGAAGGCGCGCTGAACCCGGTCCTCGTGTCGACGTCGCAGGACTTCGCCGTTTACACCGAGCCCAACGTCTGGGTTGAGCACCGCAAGCCCTGA
- a CDS encoding 2-oxoacid:ferredoxin oxidoreductase subunit beta, giving the protein MTAIDLGLPQPNGLPQPSGLDLVPTTDEPQKAKDYKSDQEVRWCPGCGDYVVLNAVQSFLPTLGLKRENIVFVSGIGCSSRFPYYLNTYGMHSIHGRAPSIATGLATTRPDLSVWVVTGDGDALSIGGNHLIHALRRNVNIKILLFNNRIYGLTKGQYSPTSGQGMVTKSTPMGSLDAPFNPLSLAIGAEASFVGRALDSDRKGLTEVLQAAAEHRGSALVEIYQNCPIFNDGAFDVLKDKDEAAQRLIPLKAGEPIRFGAESEFGVRRGDWGGLDIGKVSEIGEDNLVVHDPSIADTTYSFALSRLGDQNLTHTPIGILRQVERPTYDDGARAQVEEARAARKPDLQGLLRGKDTWTVV; this is encoded by the coding sequence GTGACTGCCATCGACCTCGGGCTGCCCCAGCCCAATGGGCTTCCGCAGCCAAGCGGCCTGGACCTTGTGCCGACCACCGACGAGCCGCAGAAGGCCAAGGACTACAAGTCCGACCAGGAAGTCCGCTGGTGCCCCGGCTGCGGCGACTACGTGGTGCTCAACGCCGTGCAGTCGTTCCTGCCGACGCTCGGGCTCAAGCGCGAGAACATCGTGTTCGTCTCGGGCATCGGCTGCTCGTCGCGGTTCCCGTACTACCTGAACACCTACGGCATGCACTCGATCCACGGCCGCGCGCCGTCGATCGCGACCGGGCTCGCCACCACCCGCCCGGACCTGTCGGTGTGGGTCGTGACGGGTGACGGCGACGCACTGTCCATCGGCGGCAACCACCTGATCCACGCGCTGCGCCGCAACGTGAACATCAAGATCCTGCTGTTCAACAACCGGATCTACGGGCTCACCAAGGGCCAGTACTCGCCCACCTCCGGGCAGGGCATGGTCACCAAGTCGACCCCGATGGGCTCGCTGGACGCGCCGTTCAACCCGCTCTCGCTCGCGATCGGCGCCGAGGCCTCGTTCGTCGGGCGCGCGCTGGACTCCGACCGCAAGGGCCTCACCGAGGTCCTGCAGGCCGCCGCGGAGCACCGCGGCTCGGCGCTGGTCGAGATCTACCAGAACTGCCCGATCTTCAACGACGGTGCGTTCGACGTGCTGAAGGACAAGGACGAGGCGGCCCAGCGGCTGATCCCGCTGAAGGCCGGCGAGCCGATCCGGTTCGGCGCCGAGAGCGAGTTCGGCGTCCGCCGCGGCGACTGGGGCGGCCTGGACATCGGCAAGGTCAGCGAGATCGGCGAGGACAACCTCGTCGTCCACGACCCGTCGATCGCGGACACCACCTACTCGTTCGCGCTGTCGCGGCTCGGCGACCAGAACCTGACGCACACCCCGATCGGCATCCTGCGCCAGGTCGAGCGGCCCACCTACGACGACGGCGCCCGCGCCCAGGTCGAGGAGGCCCGCGCGGCCCGCAAGCCGGACCTGCAGGGCCTGTTGCGCGGCAAGGACACCTGGACCGTCGTCTGA
- a CDS encoding 2-oxoacid:acceptor oxidoreductase subunit alpha, producing MSTSANGSETGDGPSSLTATRSTEVSKLDRVVIRFAGDSGDGMQLTGDRFTSEAAAFGNDLSTMPNFPAEIRAPQGTIPGVSSFQVHFADYDILTPGDRPDVLVAMNPAALKANQSDVPKGGTIILNTDEFTKRNLVKVGYENDPLDDDSLSSFQVHRVAMSTLTQGALAETGLGKKDAERCKNMFALGLLSWMYHRPTEGTERFLKEKFAKKPEIAEANILAFRAGWNYGETTESFATTFQVAPAKLNQGTYRQITGNTALAYGLIAAGQQSGLQILLGTYPITPASDILHELSKHKNYGIITFQAEDEIAGIGAALGASYGGALGVTSTSGPGVALKSEAVGLGVMTELPLVVVDVQRGGPSTGLPTKTEQADLLQAMFGRNGESPVPIVAPLSPADCFDAAMEATRIALKYRTPVLLLSDGAIANGSEPWLVPNVEDLPDLRVEFATEPNADDGSGEFWPYVRDPETLARAWAVPGTPGLQHRIGGLEKADRTGHISYDPDNHDKMVRLRQAKIDGIDVPDVVVDDPSGGKARVLALGWGSSYGPIGAACRRVRKLGLPVAQAHLRHLNPLPGNLGDILRSYDKVVVPEMNLGQLSLLLRAKYLVDVHSHTKVAGLPFKAEELQNLFREIITSVTPEGVK from the coding sequence ATGAGCACGAGTGCGAACGGCAGCGAGACCGGTGACGGTCCCAGCTCCCTGACCGCAACCAGGTCCACCGAAGTCAGCAAGCTGGACCGGGTGGTCATCCGGTTCGCGGGCGACTCCGGCGACGGTATGCAGCTGACCGGCGACCGCTTCACCTCCGAAGCGGCGGCGTTCGGCAACGACCTGTCGACAATGCCGAACTTCCCGGCCGAGATCCGCGCCCCACAGGGCACCATCCCCGGTGTTTCCTCGTTCCAGGTGCACTTCGCCGACTACGACATCCTCACCCCCGGCGACCGGCCGGACGTGCTGGTGGCGATGAACCCGGCGGCGCTGAAGGCGAACCAGAGCGACGTGCCCAAGGGCGGCACGATCATCCTGAACACCGACGAGTTCACCAAGCGCAACCTGGTCAAGGTCGGGTACGAGAACGACCCGCTGGACGACGACTCGCTGTCGTCGTTCCAGGTGCACCGCGTCGCCATGTCGACCCTGACCCAGGGCGCGCTGGCCGAAACCGGGCTCGGCAAGAAGGACGCCGAGCGGTGCAAGAACATGTTCGCGCTCGGGCTGCTGTCGTGGATGTACCACCGGCCGACCGAGGGCACGGAGCGGTTCCTCAAGGAGAAGTTCGCCAAGAAGCCGGAAATCGCCGAGGCGAACATCCTGGCCTTCCGCGCGGGCTGGAACTACGGGGAGACCACCGAGTCGTTCGCGACGACGTTCCAGGTCGCGCCCGCGAAGCTGAACCAGGGCACCTACCGGCAGATCACCGGGAACACCGCGCTGGCGTACGGCCTGATCGCCGCCGGGCAGCAGTCCGGGCTGCAGATCCTGCTCGGCACGTACCCGATCACGCCGGCCTCGGACATCCTGCACGAGCTGTCCAAGCACAAGAACTACGGCATCATCACCTTCCAGGCCGAGGACGAGATCGCCGGCATCGGGGCGGCGCTGGGCGCTTCCTACGGCGGCGCGCTGGGCGTCACCTCGACCTCCGGGCCGGGCGTGGCGCTGAAGTCGGAGGCCGTGGGCCTCGGCGTGATGACCGAGCTGCCGCTGGTGGTCGTCGACGTGCAGCGCGGCGGGCCGTCCACCGGCCTGCCGACCAAGACCGAGCAGGCCGACCTGCTGCAGGCGATGTTCGGCCGCAACGGCGAGTCCCCGGTGCCGATCGTGGCGCCGCTCTCGCCCGCGGACTGCTTCGACGCGGCGATGGAGGCGACCCGGATCGCGCTGAAGTACCGGACCCCGGTGCTGCTGCTGTCCGACGGCGCGATCGCGAACGGCTCCGAGCCGTGGCTGGTCCCGAACGTCGAGGACCTGCCGGACCTGCGGGTCGAGTTCGCCACCGAGCCCAACGCGGACGACGGTTCCGGCGAGTTCTGGCCGTACGTGCGCGATCCCGAGACGCTGGCCCGCGCGTGGGCCGTGCCGGGCACGCCCGGCCTGCAGCACCGCATCGGCGGGCTGGAGAAGGCCGACCGGACCGGGCACATCTCCTACGACCCGGACAACCACGACAAGATGGTCCGGCTGCGCCAGGCGAAGATCGACGGCATCGACGTCCCCGACGTCGTGGTCGACGACCCGTCCGGCGGCAAGGCTCGGGTACTCGCGCTCGGCTGGGGCTCGTCCTACGGTCCGATCGGCGCGGCCTGCCGCCGGGTGCGGAAGCTGGGCCTGCCGGTGGCGCAGGCGCACCTGCGCCACCTCAACCCGTTGCCCGGCAACCTCGGCGACATCCTCCGCTCCTACGACAAGGTCGTGGTGCCGGAGATGAACCTCGGCCAGCTCTCCCTGCTGCTGCGGGCCAAGTACCTGGTGGACGTCCACTCGCACACCAAGGTCGCCGGCCTGCCGTTCAAGGCCGAGGAACTGCAGAACCTGTTCCGCGAGATCATCACGAGCGTTACCCCGGAGGGCGTCAAGTGA
- a CDS encoding enoyl-CoA hydratase: MTDRIHSEHDQGVALLTVDAPKSRNALTLDLSAELAAAVARAEADESVHAVVVTGAPPAFCAGADLTALGAAGEQGLRAVYDGFLAVARCTLPTIAAVGGAAVGAGLNLALAADVRLAGPRAKFIPRFLELGLHPGGGMTWMSQRAVGPQQAAAMTLFGEALDAEAAVRAGLVLRLVEGDHDALVQAARDLAAPTVAAPREVVLSTKRTLRHTGGLTQHAAAVDAEIGPQLESLASPAFAERLAAMKARISGR; the protein is encoded by the coding sequence ATGACCGACCGCATCCACAGCGAGCACGACCAGGGCGTCGCGCTCCTCACCGTCGACGCGCCGAAGAGCCGCAACGCCCTCACCCTCGACCTGTCCGCCGAACTCGCCGCGGCCGTGGCGCGCGCCGAGGCCGACGAGTCCGTGCACGCCGTGGTCGTCACCGGCGCCCCGCCCGCCTTCTGCGCGGGTGCGGACCTGACCGCGCTCGGCGCCGCGGGAGAACAAGGCCTGCGCGCGGTGTACGACGGGTTCCTCGCTGTCGCGCGCTGCACCCTGCCGACGATCGCCGCGGTAGGGGGCGCGGCCGTCGGCGCCGGGCTGAACCTCGCGCTGGCCGCGGACGTCCGGCTGGCCGGCCCGCGCGCGAAGTTCATCCCGCGGTTCCTCGAACTCGGCCTCCACCCGGGCGGCGGGATGACCTGGATGTCGCAGCGCGCCGTCGGCCCGCAGCAGGCCGCCGCGATGACGCTGTTCGGCGAAGCGCTCGACGCCGAGGCCGCGGTGCGCGCCGGCCTCGTCCTCCGGCTGGTCGAAGGCGACCACGACGCATTGGTCCAGGCCGCCCGCGACCTCGCCGCGCCGACCGTCGCCGCGCCCCGCGAAGTGGTCTTGTCCACCAAGCGGACGCTGCGCCACACCGGCGGCCTGACCCAGCACGCGGCCGCGGTCGACGCCGAAATCGGGCCGCAGCTGGAATCGCTGGCCTCCCCCGCGTTCGCCGAGCGGCTGGCGGCGATGAAGGCCCGGATCAGCGGGCGCTGA
- a CDS encoding Lrp/AsnC family transcriptional regulator, with translation MNSIDQRIVSCLVANARSSYAEIGKVVGLSAPAVKRRVDRLLETGVLRGFTAVVDPEALGWGTEAFVEVHCQGNVTPARIRARLEPLPEVVAAYTVSGAADAIVHLRAGDIHHLETALERLRGLEIIDRTVSTVVLSRLLERPPNPKDS, from the coding sequence GTGAACAGCATCGACCAGCGAATCGTTTCCTGTCTGGTGGCCAACGCGCGTTCCAGCTACGCGGAGATCGGCAAAGTCGTCGGTCTCTCCGCGCCCGCGGTGAAGCGGCGCGTGGACCGGCTGCTCGAAACGGGTGTCCTGCGCGGCTTCACCGCGGTGGTCGACCCGGAGGCGCTCGGCTGGGGCACGGAGGCTTTCGTCGAGGTCCACTGCCAGGGCAACGTGACGCCCGCGCGTATCAGGGCCCGGCTCGAACCGCTGCCGGAGGTCGTCGCCGCGTACACCGTCTCCGGCGCGGCGGACGCCATCGTCCACCTGCGCGCCGGCGACATCCACCACCTGGAGACGGCGCTGGAACGGCTGCGCGGCTTGGAGATCATCGACCGCACCGTGTCCACGGTCGTGCTGTCGCGGCTTCTGGAGCGGCCGCCCAACCCCAAAGACTCGTGA
- the ddaH gene encoding dimethylargininase: MQGSAEQRVPTTRRYLMCPPRFFAVDYVINPWMDPTKPVSADVAVAQWTELRDTYRRLGHTVQEIDPQPGLPDMVFAANSGTVVDGRVLGSRFRAPQRTAEAEHFRRWFVEHGYRDITMPEKVNEAEGDFAWTGRLLLAGTGFRTDPAAHAEAQEALGVPVVSLSLIDPRYYHLDTALFVLTEATDAGPAQIAYYPEAFSPGSRRVLARLFPDAVIATAADAECFGLNGVSDGRNVVLPLEATELAARLAARGYDPVHVDISELRKAGGGPKCCTLEIRK; the protein is encoded by the coding sequence ATGCAGGGATCAGCTGAGCAGCGAGTGCCCACCACCCGCCGTTACCTCATGTGCCCGCCGCGGTTCTTCGCGGTCGACTACGTGATCAACCCCTGGATGGACCCCACCAAGCCGGTCAGCGCCGACGTCGCCGTCGCGCAGTGGACCGAGCTGCGCGACACCTACCGCCGCCTCGGCCACACCGTCCAGGAGATCGACCCGCAGCCGGGGCTGCCGGACATGGTCTTCGCCGCGAACTCCGGCACCGTCGTGGACGGGCGCGTGCTCGGGTCGCGGTTCCGGGCGCCGCAGCGGACCGCCGAGGCCGAGCACTTCCGCCGCTGGTTCGTCGAGCACGGCTACCGCGACATCACCATGCCGGAGAAGGTCAACGAGGCCGAGGGCGACTTCGCCTGGACCGGGCGGCTGCTGCTGGCCGGCACCGGCTTCCGCACCGACCCCGCCGCGCACGCGGAGGCGCAGGAGGCGCTGGGGGTCCCGGTCGTCTCGCTGAGCCTGATCGACCCGCGGTACTACCACCTGGACACGGCGCTGTTCGTGCTCACCGAGGCGACGGACGCCGGCCCCGCGCAGATCGCGTACTACCCGGAGGCCTTCTCGCCCGGCTCCCGGCGGGTGCTGGCGCGGCTCTTCCCGGACGCGGTAATCGCGACGGCGGCCGACGCGGAGTGCTTCGGCCTCAACGGCGTCTCCGACGGGCGCAACGTCGTCCTGCCCCTGGAAGCGACCGAACTGGCCGCCCGGCTGGCGGCCCGCGGGTACGACCCGGTGCACGTCGACATCTCCGAGTTGCGCAAGGCCGGAGGCGGTCCGAAGTGCTGCACTTTGGAGATTCGTAAATAA
- a CDS encoding polysaccharide deacetylase family protein — MVNIAVHGVGRPERALDPGEDERWITVEQFDRLLEAVADHEDAHLTFDDGNASDVEVALPRLVSRGLRAEFFPLAGRVGERGYVDSDGLRQLVDAGMDVGSHGWERRDWRRLDDRQARRELEAAPQLLTELSGRAVCRYSLPSGRLDRRVLGRLRAAGATRVYSSSRSLGSGSGGWLQPRVQVHREMDSAWVDGVLGAGGFRRGLGGWWWG, encoded by the coding sequence ATGGTCAACATCGCGGTGCACGGGGTGGGCCGTCCGGAGCGCGCGCTCGATCCGGGCGAGGACGAACGCTGGATCACCGTCGAGCAGTTCGACCGGCTGCTCGAGGCCGTCGCCGACCACGAGGACGCCCACCTGACCTTCGACGACGGCAACGCCTCCGACGTGGAGGTCGCGCTGCCCCGGCTCGTCTCTCGGGGGTTGCGCGCGGAGTTCTTCCCGCTGGCCGGCCGCGTCGGCGAGCGGGGGTATGTCGATTCGGACGGGCTGCGGCAGCTGGTCGACGCCGGGATGGACGTCGGCTCCCACGGGTGGGAGCGGCGGGACTGGCGGCGGCTGGACGACCGGCAGGCGCGGCGCGAGCTGGAGGCGGCGCCCCAGCTGCTGACGGAGCTGAGCGGGCGGGCGGTCTGCCGGTATTCGCTGCCTTCGGGACGGTTGGACCGGCGGGTGCTGGGGCGGCTGCGGGCGGCGGGGGCCACGCGGGTCTATTCGAGTTCGCGGTCGTTGGGGAGCGGGTCCGGCGGGTGGTTGCAGCCTCGGGTCCAGGTGCATCGGGAGATGGACTCGGCGTGGGTGGACGGGGTGCTGGGGGCCGGCGGGTTCCGGCGGGGGCTGGGCGGATGGTGGTGGGGCTGA
- a CDS encoding glycoside hydrolase family 75 protein, which translates to MRKLILFVTVVLAAAVMPSAVASAAVPVGHGVAAAPTAAELLAKTTGCQQVSNGKYKTDEDASSDTVAVCDANGAVFWKADMDIDCDGQRTTQCNEDTDCCFQSDTAFHQSDDQPLDAAKLPYIVVPSASGKWNYESSQLKGGGACAVIYGDKVEYAVIGDTGPTGIIGEASYATANDLGINPDPSNGGTDSGVTYICFKNSEVSPIENHGNATSTGQDLATTFVNNN; encoded by the coding sequence ATGAGGAAGCTGATCCTGTTCGTGACCGTGGTGCTGGCCGCCGCCGTGATGCCGTCGGCGGTCGCTTCGGCGGCGGTGCCGGTGGGGCATGGGGTGGCCGCCGCGCCCACCGCGGCCGAGTTGCTCGCGAAGACAACAGGGTGCCAGCAGGTGTCCAACGGCAAGTACAAGACCGACGAGGACGCCTCGTCCGACACCGTCGCCGTTTGTGACGCCAACGGGGCCGTGTTCTGGAAAGCCGACATGGACATCGACTGCGACGGCCAGCGGACGACGCAGTGCAACGAGGACACCGACTGCTGCTTCCAGTCCGACACGGCGTTCCACCAGTCCGACGACCAGCCGCTCGACGCCGCCAAGCTGCCCTACATCGTTGTGCCCAGTGCGTCCGGCAAGTGGAACTACGAGTCTTCGCAGTTGAAGGGCGGCGGGGCCTGCGCGGTCATCTACGGCGACAAGGTCGAGTACGCGGTCATCGGCGACACCGGGCCGACCGGGATCATCGGCGAGGCCTCCTACGCGACGGCCAACGACCTCGGCATCAACCCCGACCCGTCCAACGGCGGGACCGACTCCGGCGTCACCTACATCTGCTTCAAGAACTCCGAGGTTTCGCCGATCGAAAACCACGGGAACGCCACGAGCACGGGGCAGGACCTCGCCACGACGTTCGTGAACAACAACTGA
- a CDS encoding nucleotide sugar dehydrogenase, which translates to MKISVFGLGYVGCVSAACLAGRGHEVIGVDVNPVKVDLVTSGHAPVVEERIGELTAAVVASGALRATTDVAKALAESDVSLVCVGTPSAANGSLSTEYLERVADQIGEALARKGTRHTVVFRSTMLPGTCLDLLVPILEKSSGGTAGVDFGVAVNPEFLREGSSVRDFFDPPKTVIGEIDPASGDVVAQLYEGLPGDVFRVPIPVAEMTKYADNAFHGLKIGFANELGSICRALGLDSHKVMDVFLADRKLNVSPAYLRPGFAFGGSCLPKDLRGLVYAAHRADVSVPILAHVLPSNDDHLQRAFDLVARTGKRKVGLFGLSFKPGTDDLRESPLVELAERLLGKGYDLKIYDANVSLSRLMGANREYIEGRLPHLGQLLAGSVEEVLEHADVCLIGTADPAVLAALPHGGGQTLVDLVRIPDAEARRAEEGYVGLAW; encoded by the coding sequence GTGAAGATCAGTGTCTTCGGGCTGGGTTACGTGGGATGTGTGTCCGCGGCCTGTCTGGCGGGACGTGGGCACGAGGTCATCGGTGTCGACGTGAACCCGGTGAAGGTCGACTTGGTGACGTCCGGCCACGCGCCGGTGGTCGAGGAGCGGATCGGTGAGCTGACGGCGGCGGTCGTGGCGTCCGGGGCGCTGCGCGCGACCACCGACGTGGCCAAGGCCCTGGCGGAGAGCGACGTGTCGCTCGTGTGCGTGGGCACGCCGTCGGCGGCCAACGGCAGCCTGTCCACCGAGTACCTGGAACGGGTCGCCGACCAGATCGGCGAAGCGTTGGCGCGCAAGGGGACCCGGCACACGGTCGTGTTCCGCAGCACCATGCTGCCGGGCACCTGCCTCGACCTGCTGGTGCCGATCCTGGAGAAGTCCAGCGGCGGCACGGCTGGCGTCGACTTCGGCGTCGCGGTGAACCCCGAGTTCCTGCGTGAGGGCAGCAGCGTCCGCGACTTCTTCGACCCGCCCAAGACCGTGATCGGCGAGATCGACCCGGCCAGCGGCGACGTGGTGGCCCAGCTCTACGAGGGACTGCCCGGCGACGTCTTCCGCGTGCCGATCCCGGTCGCGGAGATGACGAAGTACGCCGACAACGCCTTCCACGGCCTCAAGATCGGCTTCGCGAACGAACTCGGCTCCATCTGCCGGGCGCTCGGCCTCGACTCGCACAAGGTGATGGACGTCTTCCTCGCCGACCGCAAGCTCAACGTGAGCCCCGCGTACCTGCGGCCCGGCTTCGCGTTCGGCGGCTCGTGCCTGCCGAAGGACCTGCGCGGGCTCGTGTACGCGGCGCACCGCGCGGACGTTTCCGTGCCGATCCTCGCGCACGTGCTGCCGTCCAACGACGATCACCTGCAGCGCGCGTTCGACCTGGTCGCGCGCACCGGCAAGCGCAAGGTCGGGCTGTTCGGGCTGTCGTTCAAGCCCGGCACCGACGACCTGCGCGAGAGCCCGCTCGTCGAGCTGGCCGAGCGGCTGCTGGGCAAGGGCTACGACCTCAAGATCTACGACGCCAACGTCAGCCTCTCGCGGCTGATGGGCGCGAACCGCGAGTACATCGAGGGCCGGCTGCCGCATCTCGGCCAGCTGCTCGCCGGCTCCGTCGAAGAGGTGCTGGAGCACGCCGACGTCTGCCTGATCGGCACGGCCGACCCCGCGGTGCTGGCCGCGCTCCCGCACGGCGGCGGGCAGACGCTCGTCGACCTGGTCCGCATCCCCGACGCCGAGGCGCGCCGGGCCGAAGAGGGATACGTCGGACTTGCCTGGTGA